The Tolypothrix sp. NIES-4075 genome segment AGAGGATGAAATTGCTGGAAAAATGTTTGAGGATGAGTATGATTTGGCGATCGCAGTCATTAAGGCTGTAGAGGTTCGAGCAAGTACAAAACGATACAAAGTAAAACGCTTTCGTTTCAATTCACAATCATCTATTACTTAAATTTTACTTGTCATTTCTTTTCTTAACATTTCTTGATTTTGTAATCTCTCTTTGCTGCTTGTCTGTTTAGCATATTTGACAGCTTTTTCTAATTATTCTTGGCTTTGTTTAATCTCAAAAGAGCAATCTCAGCCCCATCACACTTATACCAAATGCGCCCTTATTGATAATTTAGCCTATCTTCATACATAAAAGGTATAAACTACTATTATTAAGAAAAAATGAAAAACTAAATTATTCCCAATTTGTATGATATGAAATAAATAGATGAATCTAAATCAGTGAATCAAGAAATCAAGAATAAAGATCGGTAAAATTAGATTTCTTGCATTACTTACAACTATCATTTGAGGGGATACATGCAAACAGAAAAAGTTGTCTCTCAGCCAGAACTTTCACCCAGGTTAATACGTTTGTTTGACGAATACTTGAGTGAAATTCCAGACTTTCCCATTAAAGGTATCCTGTTCAAGGATATTGCTCCTGTCCTTGGGCGTAAAGGAGTTTTAACAGATGTCATATCTACTCTAGAACCATTTATCACCCCTCTAGATGTAGATGTCATACTAGCAGTTGATGCACGTGGGTTTATCTTGGGAGGCGCTCTTGCTGCTTCCTTACATACAGGCTTTGTAATGGTTCGCAAGCCAGGAAAGCTGCCTGGGAAAGTTCAAAGCTTTGAATACACATGCGAGTATTCTTCAGGCACTTTGGAAGTATCCGAAGGGGTAATTGAAAAGTCTGCACGCTGCTTAATTGTTGATGACTTATTGGCAACGGGAGGCACGGCAAGAGCAACTGCTGATTTTGTTTATTCACTTGGAGCAAACGTTGTAGGCTACTCATTCCTTGTGGAAATTGAGGCACTTAAAGGTCGCGATCGCCTAACAGATTCACCAGTTTTCACTCTTTTCAGGTCTTAAGGATTGTTTGAATTAGGAAGTTACCTATCATGAAATCATTCAGCTGGATCACAGGAAATGACGTTTCAACTCGTGAAAAGCTTGTATCTCTGGTTGAACGCGAGTACTCGAAGCTTAATGAGAACAATGAGTTGAAGACTATCTATTTGTTTCTAACCAGAAAATGTAACTTAGGATGCCAACATTGTTACATTGAAAGAGGAGAAGCAACACCAAAAGAACATGACTTTGATCTCAAGACAATAAAGGGAATAATAGATCAGGCTTTACCCTATGGACTACAGAAAGTAAAAGTCTCAGGCGGGGAGCCTATGGTTCACAAAGAATTCATGGATATAATCAATTACTTGGGGGGGTTAGGGCTTAAAGAGCTAGTGCTTGAAACAAATGGGACTCTTTTCAAAAAAGATACCATAAGTCAACTTTCAGCTATTCCCAACCTCACCATTTTTATCAGCTTGGATCATCCGGTCACCGAAGCCCACGATGAATTTCGAGGGCAAACTGGGGCATACGAAAAAACAATTGGAGTTCTTAAAGAATTAGGACAGAGCAAGATTCCCACTATCGTAACTACAACAGCGTATCGTGACAATTATGACAAGATTCCTGAGATCATCAATCTTGTTCTTGGCTTGGGAATAACTCGTCACCGCACATTGCTCAACATTCATCCACGCGGGAATGCACGTGACCATCTCGATAATGCGATAACGCTTGATGAATGTGAGGTATTAGTCTCGCAAGTGATACAAAGCGAATATTTTGCTAAGGGACAGGTCTATGTGACGCTTCCACCTGCACTCATGCCGCTTTCGCAACTTACTGGCATTCATGCTTGTGGTTGGGGCGACTCTGTTGTGGGCATCTTGTCTAATGGTCAAGTTTCTATGTGTAGCGCTTCTTACGATGATCCAGAAATGATTGCAGGCAATATTTTTGAAGCACCTCTAATAGACATCTGGCATAACAGCCCCTTCTTCGCTCAATTGAGTGACATTAGCCTTGGTAATGTGAAAGGCGTCTGCTCAAATTGCATCTTTTACAAAGTTTGTCGAGGAGTATGCAAAATGAGTAGTTACTCTCACTATGGAGAGAAAGATGCCCCGTACCCAATGTGCCAAGAAGCCTATAATGTAGGTGCATTTCCTCAATATGCTCTGAGCGATCCGAATAAAGATTGCCACTATAGTGGTGGAAAAATCAAGAATACTAGAGAGAGCTCTCATGAAGCACTAGCTACCTCCACAAGTAAGATCTGAACAACTAACTTGATTTCATGAAAGGTGTGTAGGGTGTAGGGTATGAGACATTTATTCAAACCCTACACCCCACACCCGATCAAGTGATAAAAGAGGATTTAATCCGATGGCACATTGGGCACAAGCATCATTCTCTCTGAGTTGATCAACATTAGCTCTAAAAAATTTTGAAATATGAGCAAACCTAATTCATTTCCAGTTACAGCACTCATCGTAACAGGGAAGGGTCAGATTGAAATTCAAAAGTTCTTACTTCCAGAACCTAGTAACGATCAAGTAGTCATACGAGTGGAAATGTGCGGCATTTGTACCCCTGAACAAAGAGTCTTTAAAGGAAGTCGAGCTACTTATCCATATTGGGGTGGGCACGAACTTGCTGGTATAGTTGAACAAGCTCCAACAAACACTGACCTTCAGCCAGGGCAACAGGTAGCTGTGGGGCTAATGCTTCGTTGTGGAGAGTGCGAAGCCTGCCGTCGAGGTTTGAACAACCACTGCGCTTACCTGAATCAACCTCCTGCCGATAATTTTCCCATCGGACCTCGCGGCTTTAGCAGCCACGTCATTGTTCCCAGCTATAAGGTATTCTCCTTACCTACAGCCCTACCTGCCGAAAAAGCCGCTTTAACGGAACCGTTGGCGTGCTGTCTTCATAGTATTCAAAGAGCGAGGGTAGCAAGCAAAGACAACGTAGTCGTCATTGGTGCTGGCACTATGGGTTTATTGCACACAATTGCACTTACTCTTCAAGGATGTCAGGTTATCGTAGCAGACAACGATGTTGAGAAGCATTCCTCAGCATTTGCAGCGGGCGCTCACCGTGTCGTTACTATCACAGAACTAGAAGAGACCAACATACTTGCAGAAATTACCAGTGGATGGGGACCTGACGTATTTTTTTGCACACGTGGTGGCGTCGATGCAATAACCATAGCCACAAACTTGGTAGGGCGAGGTGGAAGAGTCGTCATTTATCAATCGTTAAG includes the following:
- a CDS encoding adenine phosphoribosyltransferase; protein product: MQTEKVVSQPELSPRLIRLFDEYLSEIPDFPIKGILFKDIAPVLGRKGVLTDVISTLEPFITPLDVDVILAVDARGFILGGALAASLHTGFVMVRKPGKLPGKVQSFEYTCEYSSGTLEVSEGVIEKSARCLIVDDLLATGGTARATADFVYSLGANVVGYSFLVEIEALKGRDRLTDSPVFTLFRS
- a CDS encoding radical SAM/SPASM domain-containing protein, which encodes MKSFSWITGNDVSTREKLVSLVEREYSKLNENNELKTIYLFLTRKCNLGCQHCYIERGEATPKEHDFDLKTIKGIIDQALPYGLQKVKVSGGEPMVHKEFMDIINYLGGLGLKELVLETNGTLFKKDTISQLSAIPNLTIFISLDHPVTEAHDEFRGQTGAYEKTIGVLKELGQSKIPTIVTTTAYRDNYDKIPEIINLVLGLGITRHRTLLNIHPRGNARDHLDNAITLDECEVLVSQVIQSEYFAKGQVYVTLPPALMPLSQLTGIHACGWGDSVVGILSNGQVSMCSASYDDPEMIAGNIFEAPLIDIWHNSPFFAQLSDISLGNVKGVCSNCIFYKVCRGVCKMSSYSHYGEKDAPYPMCQEAYNVGAFPQYALSDPNKDCHYSGGKIKNTRESSHEALATSTSKI
- a CDS encoding zinc-dependent alcohol dehydrogenase, producing the protein MSKPNSFPVTALIVTGKGQIEIQKFLLPEPSNDQVVIRVEMCGICTPEQRVFKGSRATYPYWGGHELAGIVEQAPTNTDLQPGQQVAVGLMLRCGECEACRRGLNNHCAYLNQPPADNFPIGPRGFSSHVIVPSYKVFSLPTALPAEKAALTEPLACCLHSIQRARVASKDNVVVIGAGTMGLLHTIALTLQGCQVIVADNDVEKHSSAFAAGAHRVVTITELEETNILAEITSGWGPDVFFCTRGGVDAITIATNLVGRGGRVVIYQSLRENDELRLRANLLHYREIEIIGTIAQTTADLLQATRILYKHTTLFNSLTVKALPLQQALEAFETAIYGEANRIMIDFRDLN